From the Ilumatobacteraceae bacterium genome, the window TCCGGTTCGATTTGGATTCGTGGATCAGGATCAGGTCGATGTCGCTCTGCGGCGAGAGCTCGCCGCGGCCGTACCCACCGACGGCGACCAACGCGAACTTCGGGGCCCTCGGATGCTGGGTCCGGGCGTGCGCCGCGAGGGCCGTGATCCATTCGTCGGTCGCATCGGCCAACCGGTGGCAGTAGGCGCGACCGCCGACGCTCTTGTCGTCGACCGCCTCCTGGCGGCGTTCGAACGCGGCCGCCACCGCATCTTCCGTCGTGGACGTCGTCACAGGCCCCACGGTAGGCGGCGTCTCATCGCATTCCGTCATCTCGGCGGCGAGCGAGCACCGTCATCGCCTTCCAGGCACCCCAGGTGAGCCCGGGCTCGTGCAGCGACGGGTCGACATCCGACCATGTCGCCGGGCCGAGCCGGTAGACGTCGTCGGGAAACCGATCGGCGTCGGGCGACGACGGCGGCACCGCACCCAGTTCGCGCAGGAGCTGCGTGGGTTCGCGCACCGCGTCGCGGAGCAGGGTCAGCGGCGTGGTGCGCTGCTCGTCGACATCCGTGCCGAGCAGGTCGTCGAGTCGCACGAGGAGGTCTGCCGCCACCCGTTCGACCACGGCGTCGAGCCGAGCTTCGATCCGACCGACCTCGACACCGCCACGAACACCCGCCTCGATCGTGATCCGCCGCAGCCAGCCGGGGGCGACGCGACGTGTGGTCTCGAGCAGCGTTGCCGCCGGATCGATCGCTGGTTCGTCGGGCTGCACCTCGTCGGCCACCTCACTCTTCTATCGTGACTCGCGTGCCTGCGCTCCCGATTCGACCACGACGCGCGCCGTGGACGCGGATCGTCGGCGGCGCGATGGCCGCCACGCTGATCGCGGGAGCCTGCACCGGTGGCGACGACGATGCCGTCACGTCGACCACCACGGCCAGCACCACGAGCACCACCACGATCCCGCGTGACGACGACGGCCAGCTCGTCCTCGGCATCTACCTGCCGGTCACCGGCGCCGGTTCCGAACTGGGTCAGCCGATGATCGCCGCCGTCGAGGACGCGGTGGACCGGATCAACACGGCGGGCGGTGTGCTGGGTCAGAGCGTCCGCACGATCCAGGCCGACGAGGGCGCCGGCACCGGGTTGGGCGAGTTGCTCGAGCAGGGCGTCGACGCGATCGTCGGGCCCGCCTCGTCGCTGACGGCGCTGACGCAGTTGGGAGCGGCCGTCGACCCCAACACCGGCGTCGTCGTGTGCTCACCCTCCGCCACCTCGCTGTTGCTCGACGACTACCCCGACAACACGTTCCTGTTCCGCACCGCTCCGAGCGACTCGTTGCAGATGGCCGCGATCGCTCGTCAGGTGCAGCGCACCGGAGCGCGCTCGGTCGCCGTCGGCTACCTCGACGACCCGTACGGACGCGGCCTGCACGCAGCCTTCCTCGACGAGATCGAGGCTCGCCGCCTCG encodes:
- a CDS encoding ABC transporter substrate-binding protein, with the translated sequence MPALPIRPRRAPWTRIVGGAMAATLIAGACTGGDDDAVTSTTTASTTSTTTIPRDDDGQLVLGIYLPVTGAGSELGQPMIAAVEDAVDRINTAGGVLGQSVRTIQADEGAGTGLGELLEQGVDAIVGPASSLTALTQLGAAVDPNTGVVVCSPSATSLLLDDYPDNTFLFRTAPSDSLQMAAIARQVQRTGARSVAVGYLDDPYGRGLHAAFLDEIEARRLAVPVSVGFSGDQTDLSGSAAALLDADPGVIVVLGDADDGGRLIAALDAADSASPQVIVNDAIREARQTIQSLSGEFRSRLTGVAPLASSTDEDAPDGFFAAHAVDCVNLIALSVVVAGTDAPRTFRTNMAGVSADGRACDTFQACALLLEQGLNIDYGGASGSAELSNATGDPIEARFESFSFEANGTEIRSFQFEVP